The following DNA comes from Flavisolibacter ginsenosidimutans.
AGCATTCAAAGCAAAGTACCCGCCGCCGCCGAGCATGAGCAAACCGGGACCGTTGCGTTGAACGAAACTCTTTCGCTTATTCAAATAAATGCGTTTGATTTCTTGGTAGTGCAGCCCAAGAATTGTCGTTGAAATTGTATCCCGGATGAAGCCGCCGTAGTTTGTCGGTATCAGCCGAACATCATAAAGGATTATAAAAATACTGTCGTTGCAAACCGTCTTCACCGGGCCTTGCAGGTATGCGTAATCTGTAGTTTGCAAAATGATGTCGGAACCGGCGTAAAAATTTTTGACAACGCGGCCATTCTTTTTCCGCACGCTGATGTAATCGAGGCTTTGCGAAAAAGAAGTTTGTCCAAGCAAGACGAAAGACAACAAAAGCAGCGGTTTCATTCCTCCAAACTAAATGATGTCCTTTTAAGCAAAAGGTTAAAACGGAGGCCGGAAATCTGAAGGCAGAAGTTTAAAGAAATCTAATTTCCTGGCTTTCGACTTCTGGCGTCTGCCTTCTTACTTTTGTGTTATGCCGTTAAAGATTGGTATTACCGGTGGAATTGGTTCGGGTAAAACAACCGTTGCAAAAGTTTTTGAACTGCTGAACGTACCGGTGTACTACGCCGACGCGGCCTCAAAGCGTTTGTATAAAACCGATAAAGAACTGATGCAAAAAATGAAGGCTCATTTTGGCGACGATATTTACAACGAAGATGAACTGAACCGGACCAAACTTGCTTCACTGGTTTTTACCGATCCGCAAAAACTGGAATTGCTAAACAGTCTCGTTCACCCACGAACAATTAAAGATGCGTTAGACTGGCTGCAAGCTCAAACAGCGCCTTACGTAATTAAAGAGGCCGCCCTGCTTTTTGAAAGCGGTTCGGTAGCAGAAATGGATTTTGTGATTGGCGTTTATGCGCCACAACACCTGCGCATAAAGCGGGCCATGGATCGTGATAAAACAACGAGAGACGAAGTAATCAACCGCATG
Coding sequences within:
- the coaE gene encoding dephospho-CoA kinase (Dephospho-CoA kinase (CoaE) performs the final step in coenzyme A biosynthesis.), with protein sequence MPLKIGITGGIGSGKTTVAKVFELLNVPVYYADAASKRLYKTDKELMQKMKAHFGDDIYNEDELNRTKLASLVFTDPQKLELLNSLVHPRTIKDALDWLQAQTAPYVIKEAALLFESGSVAEMDFVIGVYAPQHLRIKRAMDRDKTTRDEVINRMMRQIDEGLKMKLCDFVITNNEQELVLPQVLRLHEKFLSAALEPRAISAFPTRS